One Gloeothece verrucosa PCC 7822 DNA window includes the following coding sequences:
- a CDS encoding phycobilisome linker polypeptide, with product MRMFKITACVPSQTRIRTQRELQNTYFTKLVPYDNWFREQQRIMKMGGKIVKVQLATGKPGTNTGLL from the coding sequence ATGCGGATGTTCAAAATAACCGCTTGTGTACCTAGCCAAACTCGTATTCGGACACAACGCGAATTGCAAAATACATACTTTACTAAGTTAGTACCCTATGATAACTGGTTCCGCGAACAGCAGCGAATCATGAAAATGGGCGGTAAGATTGTCAAAGTTCAGTTGGCTACCGGTAAGCCCGGAACCAATACAGGTTTACTGTAA
- a CDS encoding helix-turn-helix domain-containing protein, whose product MDESRRNILRALGSQVKRHRTKLGLSQEELGFRSNLDRTYISGVERGVRNPSFTALVSLASGLGLTLSELLDNLEVEARNIK is encoded by the coding sequence ATGGATGAATCGAGAAGAAATATTCTTCGTGCTTTGGGTAGCCAAGTTAAGCGGCATCGGACAAAGTTAGGGCTTTCACAAGAAGAGCTTGGATTTCGTTCAAATTTGGATCGAACTTATATATCAGGAGTAGAGAGAGGAGTACGTAATCCTTCTTTTACAGCCCTTGTCAGTCTGGCTAGTGGATTAGGTCTTACCCTGTCGGAACTTCTCGATAATCTTGAAGTCGAAGCAAGAAACATAAAGTGA
- the apcB gene encoding allophycocyanin subunit beta, translating into MQDAITSVINSADVQGKYLDGSAIDKLKSYFNTGELRVRAASVISANAATIVKEAVAKSLLYSDVTRPGGNMYTTRRYAACIRDLDYYLRYATYAMLAGDPSILDERVLNGLKETYNSLGVPISSTVQAIQAIKEVTASLVGADAGKEMGVYLDYICSGLS; encoded by the coding sequence ATGCAAGACGCAATTACATCTGTAATCAATTCCGCCGACGTTCAAGGAAAGTACCTTGATGGGTCTGCTATCGACAAGCTCAAGAGCTATTTCAACACTGGCGAACTGAGAGTTCGTGCCGCTAGCGTTATTAGCGCTAATGCTGCCACCATCGTTAAGGAAGCTGTTGCTAAATCCTTACTGTACTCTGATGTCACCCGTCCCGGTGGCAATATGTACACCACCCGTCGTTATGCCGCTTGCATCCGCGACTTAGACTACTATCTCCGCTATGCTACCTATGCTATGTTAGCTGGCGATCCTTCCATCTTAGATGAGCGCGTTCTCAACGGACTCAAAGAAACCTACAATTCTTTAGGCGTTCCTATTTCTTCTACCGTTCAAGCTATCCAAGCTATCAAAGAAGTAACCGCTAGTTTAGTCGGTGCTGATGCTGGTAAAGAAATGGGTGTATACCTTGACTACATTTGCTCTGGCTTAAGCTAG